From the Euphorbia lathyris chromosome 6, ddEupLath1.1, whole genome shotgun sequence genome, one window contains:
- the LOC136232737 gene encoding acyl-lipid omega-3 desaturase (cytochrome b5), endoplasmic reticulum-like: MTFQDPFLNGGGDDNDNDNDNDFDPSNPPPFKIAEIRASIPKHCWVKNPWRSLSFVLRDLLLVFTLAAFALLFNSWFFWPLYWIAQGTMFWAIFVLGHDCGHGSFSDSVLLNNVVGHFLHSSILVPYHGWRISHRTHHQNHGNVEKDESWVPLPEKVYKTLDLQTRIMRFTVPIPLFAYPFYLWWRSPGKEGSHFNPYSDLFAPNERTAVLTSTTCWTMMLLLLIKSCFTFGPLQVLKVYGVPYIIFVMWLDFVTYLHHHGHEQKLPWYRSKEWSYLRGGLTTVDRDYGIFNNIHHDIGTHVIHHLFPQIPHYHLVEATKAAKPVLGKYYREPKKSGAFPFHLFDNLVRSITEDHYVSDYGDIVYYQTDPAMYKLSKKKVSLF; the protein is encoded by the exons ATGACCTTTCAAGATCCCTTTCTCAATGGTGGTGGTGATgataatgataatgataatgataatgATTTTGACCCCAGCAACCCTCCCCCTTTCAAAATTGCAGAGATCCGAGCTTCTATTCCCAAGCATTGTTGGGTTAAAAATCCATGGAGATCTCTTAGTTTTGTTTTAAGGGATCTTCTTCTGGTTTTTACTTTAGCTGCTTTCGCTCTTCTCTTCAATTCATGGTTCTTCTGGCCTCTTTATTGGATTGCTCAAGGGACTATGTTTTGGGCTATCTTTGTCCTTGGTCATGACTG TGGACATGGAAGCTTTTCTGATAGTGTGTTGCTCAACAATGTGGTCGGCCATTTTCTGCATTCTTCAATTCTTGTACCTTACCATGGATG GAGAATCAGCCACAGAACTCACCATCAGAATCACGGAAATGTGGAAAAGGATGAATCGTGGGTGCCG CTTCCGGAGAAGGTATATAAAACCTTAGATTTACAAACTCGGATAATGAGATTCACTGTGCCTATCCCTCTGTTCGCATACCCTTTCTATCTG TGGTGGAGAAGTCCAGGGAAAGAAGGCTCACATTTCAATCCATACAGTGACCTGTTTGCGCCTAATGAGAGAACAGCTGTGTTAACATCAACAACGTGTTGGACTATGATGCTTCTTTTACTCATTAAGTCCTGCTTTACCTTCGGTCCTCTTCAAGTCCTTAAGGTCTACGGGGTTCCCTACATC ATTTTTGTTATGTGGCTAGATTTTGTTACATATTTGCATCACCATGGACATGAACAGAAACTTCCCTGGTACCGGAGCAAG GAATGGAGCTATTTACGGGGTGGACTTACAACAGTAGATCGAGATTACGGAATTTTCAATAACATACATCATGACATAGGAACTCATGTGATTCATCATCTCTTTCCTCAGATCCCACACTATCACCTAGTAGAAGCG ACAAAAGCAGCAAAGCCAGTGCTGGGGAAGTACTATAGAGAACCAAAGAAATCAGGGGCGTTTCCATTTCACCTATTCGACAATCTAGTAAGAAGCATAACAGAGGATCATTATGTGAGTGACTATGGAGACATAGTGTACTATCAGACAGACCCAGCAATGTACAAGTTGAGTAAAAAGAAAGTGAGTCTGTTTTAG